In Mercurialis annua linkage group LG6, ddMerAnnu1.2, whole genome shotgun sequence, the following are encoded in one genomic region:
- the LOC126686636 gene encoding glutathione S-transferase U7-like, with the protein HEVNLLGTWAGGYSQRIELALKLKGIQYEFIEEDLLNKSSLLLNSNPVHQKIPVLIHNGKPIAESLIILEYIEETWENYPILPKDHHDRATARFWAKFVDEKRTDASQKMCSVVHSKLDFFRTFNKSRFYY; encoded by the exons CATGAAGTGAATCTACTCGGCACATGGGCTGGTGGATATAGTCAAAGAATAGAACTAGCCCTAAAATTAAAAGGGATACAATATGAATTCATAGAAGAAGATCTGTTGAACAAGAGTTCTTTGCTTCTGAATTCAAACCCAGTTCATCAAAAAATTCCTGTGCTCATACATAATGGAAAACCAATTGCAGAATCGCTAATCATTCTCGAATACATCGAAGAAACTTGGGAAAATTATCCAATCCTGCCTAAAGATCACCATGATCGAGCCACAGCTCGTTTTTGGGCTAAATTCGTTGACGAAAAG AGAACAGATGCATCACAGAAGATGTGCTCAGTCGTGCATTCGAAGTTAGACTTCTTTAGAACGTTCAATAAAtctagattttatta